One window of Agromyces rhizosphaerae genomic DNA carries:
- a CDS encoding ABC transporter permease, with translation MSIMTTGASRVGYETKGYFRTPDAVFFTFLFPVVMLAIFATAFSSMGDITPGPGMEGVSFAEYYLPGLLAAGLLLSGVQNLAVDIAGEKGDGTLKRLGGTPLSPIAFFIGKMGQVFVTGVLQAALLLVVAAVFFGVGLPTEPEKWVTFAWVFVLGIATSALLGVALSSVPRSAKSATAVVIPIVLVLQFISGVYLQFYQLPEWMQNIASVFPLKWMAQGMRAVFLPEDFEVLEQTGTWDLGGVAIALLIWLVVGLVISRVTFRWIRRDA, from the coding sequence ATGAGCATCATGACCACCGGCGCGTCACGCGTCGGCTACGAGACCAAGGGGTACTTCCGCACCCCCGACGCGGTGTTCTTCACCTTCCTGTTCCCCGTGGTGATGCTGGCGATCTTCGCTACCGCGTTCAGCTCCATGGGCGACATCACCCCCGGCCCGGGAATGGAGGGCGTGAGCTTCGCGGAGTACTACCTGCCCGGCCTGCTCGCCGCGGGACTGCTGCTCTCGGGCGTGCAGAACCTCGCGGTCGACATCGCCGGCGAGAAGGGCGACGGCACCCTGAAGCGCCTCGGCGGCACCCCGCTGTCGCCGATCGCGTTCTTCATCGGCAAGATGGGCCAGGTCTTCGTGACCGGCGTGCTGCAGGCGGCACTGCTGCTCGTGGTGGCCGCGGTGTTCTTCGGTGTCGGCCTGCCGACCGAGCCGGAGAAGTGGGTCACCTTCGCGTGGGTGTTCGTGCTCGGCATCGCCACCTCGGCGCTGCTCGGCGTGGCCCTCTCGTCGGTGCCCCGCTCGGCCAAGTCCGCGACCGCGGTCGTCATCCCGATCGTGCTGGTGCTGCAGTTCATCTCGGGCGTGTACCTGCAGTTCTACCAACTGCCCGAGTGGATGCAGAACATCGCCAGCGTCTTCCCGCTGAAGTGGATGGCGCAGGGCATGCGCGCGGTGTTCCTGCCCGAGGACTTCGAGGTGCTCGAGCAGACCGGCACCTGGGACCTCGGCGGCGTCGCGATCGCGCTGCTCATCTGGCTGGTCGTCGGCCTCGTGATCTCGCGGGTGACGTTCCGCTGGATCCGCCGCGACGCGTGA
- a CDS encoding sensor histidine kinase — MGGKHWWDLAAAATAVAATVFALVDTPYGATDWVTFAAIAGFVVIYAAWARRWLAGPSLLHHLGPVAALSATLAVGTSVEPSFALVQAFIYPFAWWSAATMRLAVIGNVFPAAAVVIGYTVRLGLPGLPTGLGIAVVSLAGSLALGFWIARIAAYGAERAQLLDELQAAQGELAAMHRDAGMATERERLAREIHDTIAQSLTGLVMVAQRTRGQLARGSAEGVASATSDVELIEQMAREALTEARSLVASMAPVRVESTLAEALARLGQRFARETGVAVQTTADAPGLDRELEVVLLRCAQEGLANVRKHAHASRASIEAAASAREVVLTVLDDGVGPGAEPGADGGFGVAGMRDRVALVGGTVSLEPGPAGGTALTVVVPLSAPVPTAETDASAARTPEANP; from the coding sequence ATGGGCGGCAAGCACTGGTGGGACCTCGCGGCGGCGGCCACGGCCGTCGCCGCGACGGTCTTCGCGCTGGTCGACACCCCGTACGGGGCGACCGACTGGGTGACGTTCGCCGCCATCGCGGGCTTCGTCGTCATCTACGCGGCATGGGCGAGGCGATGGCTCGCCGGCCCGTCGCTGCTGCACCACCTCGGGCCGGTCGCTGCGCTCTCCGCCACGCTCGCGGTCGGCACCTCGGTCGAACCGTCGTTCGCACTCGTGCAGGCGTTCATCTACCCGTTCGCATGGTGGAGCGCGGCGACCATGCGGCTGGCGGTCATCGGCAACGTCTTCCCCGCCGCTGCGGTGGTCATCGGCTACACGGTGCGGCTCGGGCTGCCGGGGCTGCCAACCGGGCTCGGCATCGCGGTCGTGTCGCTCGCGGGTTCGCTCGCGCTGGGCTTCTGGATCGCCCGGATCGCCGCCTACGGCGCCGAACGGGCCCAGCTGCTCGACGAGCTCCAGGCCGCGCAGGGCGAGCTCGCGGCGATGCACCGCGACGCCGGCATGGCGACCGAGCGCGAGCGGCTCGCACGCGAGATCCACGACACGATCGCCCAGTCGCTTACCGGGCTCGTGATGGTGGCGCAGCGCACGCGGGGGCAACTCGCGCGCGGGTCGGCGGAAGGGGTCGCCTCGGCAACGTCCGATGTCGAGCTCATCGAGCAGATGGCCCGCGAGGCGCTCACCGAGGCCCGGTCGCTCGTGGCGTCGATGGCACCCGTGCGGGTCGAGTCGACGCTCGCCGAGGCGCTCGCCCGGCTCGGGCAGCGGTTCGCCCGTGAGACGGGCGTCGCGGTGCAGACGACGGCGGATGCGCCGGGGCTCGACCGCGAACTCGAGGTCGTGCTGCTGCGCTGCGCTCAGGAGGGGCTCGCGAACGTGCGCAAGCACGCGCACGCGTCGCGTGCATCGATCGAGGCCGCGGCGAGCGCGCGGGAGGTCGTACTCACGGTGCTCGACGACGGCGTCGGACCGGGCGCCGAGCCGGGCGCCGACGGCGGCTTCGGCGTCGCGGGCATGCGCGACCGGGTCGCGCTCGTCGGCGGCACGGTCTCGCTGGAGCCGGGTCCGGCGGGCGGCACCGCGCTCACGGTGGTCGTGCCGCTGAGCGCGCCGGTGCCCACTGCCGAGACGGATGCCTCCGCCGCCCGAACCCCGGAGGCGAACCCGTGA
- a CDS encoding response regulator, translating to MIRIIVADDHPIVRGGLAGMLAAFDDIEVVAEAPDGLEAVRLAAEHAPDLVLMDLRMPGLDGAAATERILAEAADAGRATRVLVLTTYETDDHIIGAIEAGASGYLLKAAPQDEIVAGVRAVAAGETVLAPSIAAKLVARVRTGAAPAASDSPALSPRELEVLRLVADGRSNPAIAAELFIGEATVKTHLQHVFEKLDVSDRTRAVTRAMELGLL from the coding sequence GTGATCCGCATCATCGTGGCCGACGACCACCCCATCGTGCGGGGCGGCCTGGCCGGCATGCTCGCCGCGTTCGACGACATCGAGGTCGTCGCCGAGGCGCCCGACGGCCTCGAGGCCGTGCGCCTGGCCGCCGAGCACGCGCCCGACCTCGTGCTCATGGACCTGCGGATGCCCGGGCTCGACGGCGCCGCCGCGACCGAGCGCATCCTCGCGGAGGCCGCCGACGCGGGCCGCGCGACGCGGGTGCTCGTGCTCACGACCTACGAGACCGACGACCACATCATCGGCGCGATCGAGGCAGGCGCCTCGGGCTACCTGCTGAAGGCCGCCCCACAGGACGAGATCGTCGCCGGCGTGCGCGCGGTCGCCGCCGGCGAGACCGTGCTGGCCCCGTCGATCGCCGCGAAGCTCGTCGCGCGCGTGCGCACGGGCGCCGCGCCCGCGGCATCCGACTCCCCCGCGCTCTCGCCGCGCGAACTCGAGGTGCTGCGCCTCGTGGCCGACGGCCGCAGCAACCCCGCGATCGCCGCCGAGCTGTTCATCGGCGAGGCCACCGTGAAGACGCACCTGCAGCACGTCTTCGAGAAGCTCGACGTCTCCGACCGCACCCGGGCCGTCACCCGCGCGATGGAGCTCGGGCTGCTCTGA
- a CDS encoding PaaI family thioesterase, with protein MTDEAWPTDTATLEWADPAIGLASLPELSGFDFLTGMLEGRIPPPPIASTMALQLVSVGDGTVDFEVTPHARHLNPLGMVHGGLACTVLDTVVGCAGHTTLPVGVGYTSIDLQVSYLRPIMPTTEPLRAVGRVVKGGRRVIFTEGELLDPAGNALATATSSLLVIDRRGN; from the coding sequence ATGACCGACGAGGCCTGGCCCACCGACACCGCGACCCTCGAGTGGGCCGACCCCGCGATCGGCCTCGCCTCGCTGCCCGAGCTGAGCGGGTTCGACTTCCTGACGGGCATGCTCGAGGGGCGCATCCCGCCGCCGCCGATCGCGTCGACCATGGCGCTGCAGCTGGTGTCGGTCGGCGACGGCACCGTCGACTTCGAGGTGACCCCGCACGCGCGGCACCTCAACCCGCTCGGCATGGTGCACGGCGGCCTCGCCTGCACGGTGCTCGACACGGTGGTCGGATGCGCCGGGCACACCACGCTCCCCGTCGGAGTCGGCTACACCTCGATCGACCTGCAGGTCAGCTACCTGCGGCCGATCATGCCGACCACCGAGCCGCTCCGCGCCGTCGGTCGCGTCGTGAAGGGCGGCCGCCGCGTCATCTTCACCGAGGGCGAGCTGCTCGACCCCGCCGGCAACGCCCTCGCCACGGCGACCAGCTCGCTGCTCGTCATCGACCGCCGCGGCAACTGA